The following proteins are co-located in the Candidatus Nanosynbacter sp. HMT-352 genome:
- the serS gene encoding serine--tRNA ligase — MLDIKFIRENVDLVQKSANDKGYKVDIAALLQLDDERRDLQKQVEALREQRNAISAKMKGGRPDQELIDQGKQLKVELAEREGYLKSTEEKVAAILKNVPNITFDDVPLGGEEDSVEVKVYGDCKTGAKDHLDYAVSRGWVDFERGAKVAGAKFYYLKGDLALLENAVTQFALDYVTKQGFTFMTVPHMVNLRTAEGAGFTPKGEGSNEYVVDGEDLTLIGTAEMPLTGYHADEILDEKDLPLLYAGYSPCYRKEAGTYGKHTRGLFRVHQFNKLEMYAFCLPEQSKEIHEKILSVEEALWQQIGISYHVVNIAAGDLGAPAAKKYDIEYWSPVDQTYRELTSCSNCTDYQARGLNIRVRRENGTIESVHTLNGTAVSLARSLVVILENFQNPDGTLTVPEVLRPYMNGRDVI; from the coding sequence ATGTTAGACATTAAGTTCATCAGGGAAAATGTCGATTTGGTGCAAAAGTCGGCAAACGATAAAGGCTACAAAGTTGATATTGCGGCATTGTTGCAATTAGACGATGAGCGCCGCGATTTACAGAAGCAGGTTGAAGCGCTACGCGAACAGCGTAATGCAATTTCAGCGAAGATGAAAGGCGGTCGACCGGATCAAGAACTGATTGATCAGGGTAAGCAATTGAAAGTTGAGCTGGCAGAGCGTGAGGGTTATTTGAAGTCAACTGAGGAAAAAGTTGCGGCAATTCTTAAAAACGTCCCGAATATCACTTTTGACGACGTGCCTCTGGGCGGTGAAGAAGATTCCGTTGAGGTAAAAGTTTATGGCGATTGCAAAACTGGCGCAAAAGACCATTTGGATTACGCTGTAAGTCGCGGCTGGGTGGACTTTGAGCGTGGTGCTAAGGTGGCTGGCGCGAAGTTTTATTATTTGAAGGGCGATTTGGCTTTATTGGAAAATGCCGTAACTCAATTTGCTTTGGATTACGTAACAAAGCAGGGCTTCACATTTATGACCGTGCCGCATATGGTCAATTTGCGAACAGCTGAGGGCGCAGGTTTTACTCCAAAGGGCGAGGGCAGTAACGAGTATGTAGTTGACGGCGAAGATTTGACGCTAATTGGTACGGCGGAAATGCCACTAACGGGCTATCACGCGGATGAAATTTTGGACGAAAAAGATTTGCCATTGTTATACGCTGGATATAGTCCTTGCTATCGAAAAGAGGCGGGAACATACGGAAAGCACACACGTGGTCTGTTCCGAGTTCATCAGTTCAATAAGTTGGAAATGTACGCGTTTTGTTTGCCGGAGCAGTCTAAAGAAATTCATGAGAAAATTCTTAGCGTTGAAGAGGCGCTTTGGCAGCAAATTGGGATTTCTTATCACGTGGTTAATATTGCGGCGGGCGATTTGGGTGCACCGGCTGCAAAGAAGTACGACATTGAATATTGGTCGCCGGTTGACCAAACCTATCGCGAGTTGACGAGTTGCTCAAATTGTACTGATTATCAAGCTCGTGGTTTGAACATTCGAGTTCGCCGAGAAAACGGCACGATTGAATCTGTTCACACTTTGAACGGAACTGCAGTATCGTTGGCTCGCTCATTGGTAGTGATTTTGGAGAATTTCCAGAATCCAGATGGAACTTTGACTGTCCCAGAGGTGCTTCGTCCGTATATGAATGGTCGTGACGTGATATAA
- the hpf gene encoding ribosome hibernation-promoting factor, HPF/YfiA family gives MIKDITITGVKYELNATTKKYVERKIGSLGKYLPRHARKSASADVKIKQIDNPGGNKYEVEVIINVPDKKIIAKDSTMNVLAAVDIVEARLNGQVRKYKDDVLAHVGGSRGVLAKLKQTFGRK, from the coding sequence ATGATTAAGGATATCACAATTACTGGCGTTAAATATGAGCTGAACGCCACAACAAAAAAATATGTTGAGCGAAAAATTGGTTCGTTGGGAAAATATTTACCACGCCACGCGCGAAAAAGCGCATCTGCAGATGTGAAGATTAAGCAAATCGATAATCCTGGCGGCAACAAGTACGAAGTTGAAGTTATTATCAATGTGCCAGATAAGAAAATTATAGCTAAGGATTCAACCATGAACGTTTTGGCGGCGGTGGATATTGTTGAAGCGAGGTTGAATGGCCAAGTTCGTAAGTACAAAGACGATGTGCTGGCTCACGTTGGCGGAAGTCGCGGGGTTTTGGCGAAGCTAAAGCAGACTTTTGGTCGAAAATAA
- the secA gene encoding preprotein translocase subunit SecA — MAITQQKALSKIFGDPQKKILKRLRKQVDVINGLNDKYEKMSDKELRAQTDELKKRLSKKNVTLDTILPDAFAVAREAAKRVIGERPYDVQLIGGMVLHEGNVAEMKTGEGKTLVATLPTYLNALEGKGVHVVTVNDYLAQRDAGWMGQVYDFLGLTTGVIINEASFVYDKDYDNEHHDDPRMRKLRPVSRKEAYAADITYGTNNEFGFDYLRDNMVNDVDLLRQRELNFAIVDEVDSILIDEARTPLIISAPAAENPDNYYTFAKIAAKLVPEDYVLDEKRRSVALTDEGVEKVQKLLGIKNLYTPDHVRSVYHMDQALRAQTLFKRDKDYVVTNDGEVIIVDEHTGRLMQGRRYNEGLHQAIEAKEGVPVLEESMTLATISFQNYFRLYNKLSGMTGTAFTEAEEFQQIYSLDVIQIPPNKPVIREDKEDLIFKTEKAKLKAVAEAIKDYHKQGRPVLVGSGSIEKNEQIAKYLEKEGIKFEILNAKNNEREAAIVAKAGEKGAITLATNIAGRGTDIKLGEGVKELGGLVVIGSERHESRRIDNQLRGRGGRQGDPGETQFYVSTEDDLMRIFQGERIASLMDRLGVDDDTPIRTRAVSKTLEAAQKRVEGYNFDTRKNVVQYDNVINRHRRVVYVMRRRILEGDNIKPEIERLLRAKVHELTTLPSKNNPKFVEDFSVIFPVDKEKIEKVGKEKKDRLRYEKALELAEEAYAEKEREIGADDLRGVEREVYMAVLDTLWMQHLENMQHLREGIHWRSVGQRDPLVEYRSESQKLFESLQANLRDEVLATIFNIHKADATVRQSQDDEYDTELTRLAENAVERGVNEIGSGEENRDDDFSVKKGKTSAESNRAKNQARKKKKAQRQNRKKNRK; from the coding sequence ATGGCAATTACACAACAAAAAGCGCTGAGTAAGATTTTTGGCGATCCACAGAAGAAGATTTTGAAACGATTGCGTAAGCAAGTTGACGTTATTAACGGTCTGAACGACAAATATGAAAAGATGTCCGACAAGGAGCTCCGGGCGCAGACTGATGAGCTGAAAAAGCGTTTGTCGAAGAAGAATGTGACGCTTGATACGATTTTGCCAGATGCGTTTGCTGTGGCAAGGGAAGCCGCTAAGCGTGTGATTGGCGAGCGTCCGTATGATGTGCAGTTGATTGGCGGCATGGTTCTTCATGAGGGTAACGTTGCCGAGATGAAAACCGGTGAAGGTAAAACTCTTGTGGCGACACTGCCGACTTACTTGAATGCTTTGGAGGGTAAGGGTGTTCATGTGGTGACGGTTAACGACTATTTGGCGCAGCGCGACGCTGGTTGGATGGGCCAAGTGTATGATTTCTTAGGCTTGACCACTGGTGTGATTATTAACGAAGCGTCATTTGTTTATGATAAAGATTACGACAATGAGCATCACGACGATCCTCGAATGCGAAAACTTCGTCCAGTTTCGCGTAAAGAGGCTTACGCTGCGGATATTACGTACGGCACAAATAACGAGTTTGGCTTTGACTATTTGCGCGACAATATGGTTAACGACGTTGATCTGCTCAGGCAGCGTGAATTGAACTTTGCGATTGTTGACGAGGTCGACTCAATTTTGATCGACGAAGCTCGTACGCCACTTATTATCTCTGCTCCAGCGGCTGAAAATCCTGACAATTATTACACATTTGCTAAAATCGCCGCGAAGTTGGTTCCAGAAGATTACGTTTTGGATGAGAAACGCCGAAGTGTTGCTTTGACTGATGAAGGCGTTGAAAAAGTTCAGAAATTGTTGGGAATAAAAAACTTATACACGCCAGATCACGTGCGCAGCGTTTATCATATGGATCAGGCTTTGCGAGCACAGACGTTGTTCAAGCGTGATAAAGATTACGTCGTAACTAATGACGGCGAGGTGATCATCGTTGACGAGCATACTGGCCGTTTGATGCAGGGTCGCCGCTACAACGAAGGTTTACATCAGGCGATTGAGGCAAAAGAAGGCGTTCCTGTGCTGGAAGAGAGCATGACCTTGGCGACAATTTCATTCCAGAATTATTTCCGTTTGTATAATAAATTGAGCGGTATGACGGGTACGGCATTTACTGAAGCTGAGGAGTTCCAGCAAATTTATTCACTTGATGTTATCCAAATTCCACCGAACAAACCAGTTATTCGCGAGGATAAGGAAGACCTGATTTTTAAGACTGAAAAAGCCAAACTGAAAGCTGTTGCTGAGGCGATTAAGGATTACCACAAGCAAGGTCGTCCTGTTTTGGTTGGCTCTGGTTCTATTGAAAAGAATGAGCAAATTGCTAAATATTTGGAAAAAGAAGGCATTAAGTTTGAGATTCTGAACGCCAAGAACAATGAGCGTGAGGCTGCGATTGTGGCGAAAGCCGGCGAAAAAGGCGCGATTACTTTGGCTACGAATATCGCTGGTCGTGGTACCGACATTAAGCTTGGCGAGGGCGTGAAGGAACTTGGTGGCTTGGTTGTTATCGGTTCAGAGCGACACGAATCACGCCGAATTGACAATCAGTTGCGCGGTCGTGGCGGACGCCAGGGTGATCCAGGCGAGACTCAGTTTTATGTTTCGACCGAAGATGATTTGATGCGAATTTTCCAGGGTGAGCGAATTGCGTCGTTGATGGATAGGCTGGGCGTTGATGACGACACTCCAATTAGAACTCGGGCTGTTTCGAAAACTCTGGAAGCTGCCCAGAAGAGAGTTGAAGGCTACAACTTTGATACGCGCAAAAATGTTGTTCAATATGACAATGTGATTAACCGTCATCGCCGCGTCGTTTATGTTATGCGACGTAGGATTTTGGAAGGCGATAATATTAAGCCGGAAATTGAGCGATTATTGCGAGCTAAAGTTCACGAACTAACGACTCTTCCATCAAAGAATAATCCAAAGTTTGTCGAAGATTTCTCTGTAATTTTCCCGGTTGATAAGGAAAAAATTGAAAAGGTTGGTAAGGAAAAGAAAGATCGTTTGCGCTATGAGAAGGCGCTGGAGCTGGCAGAAGAGGCTTACGCGGAGAAAGAGCGTGAGATTGGCGCTGATGATTTGCGTGGGGTTGAGCGCGAAGTTTACATGGCGGTGTTGGATACATTGTGGATGCAACATTTGGAAAATATGCAACATTTGCGCGAAGGAATTCACTGGCGAAGTGTTGGGCAGCGTGATCCTTTGGTGGAATATCGATCAGAATCCCAGAAGTTGTTTGAGAGTTTACAGGCTAATCTCCGCGATGAAGTTCTGGCAACGATATTTAATATTCATAAAGCCGACGCTACAGTTCGTCAATCTCAAGACGACGAATATGACACCGAGCTAACTAGGTTGGCGGAAAATGCCGTTGAGCGTGGCGTAAATGAAATTGGTTCGGGCGAGGAAAATCGCGACGATGACTTCTCTGTGAAAAAAGGCAAGACTAGCGCGGAATCAAATCGTGCGAAGAATCAAGCTCGAAAGAAGAAAAAAGCTCAGCGACAGAACCGTAAGAAAAATCGTAAATAA
- a CDS encoding M16 family metallopeptidase, which translates to MKHTVEEIRLKNGARGLLIDVPDATVMSFQVQFRAGNRYVLNKDIYETAHIMEHMAFGANEKFRSEHNYEQEFTKNGAYHNAYTSDYSMVYEAICADFEWDRILELQRLAITTPRFNADELEAEKGNVRSELTGYLNNHNRVMWPRIQQALGEDILTYNQRLKTIANIELKDIKNHHKRTHTLKNMRFVVAGKMAGRKAAIKEHLEGWQLETGERFVIPRDEPRRANPVLVRRKEATNLTFGWSMMIPRELSDEEVTAMNALNHILTGTMSSRIFGAARKKGLAYGIFSDTSIGFYDSAWDFGGQVNVETAEKLFDIIVRELKKVLAGSISEEDLESVKSYSLGRYQMGAQTVGQVSNFYVGRYFADDFVRDYAAVPDSILAVTPDQLIETARQFFASNTWTLAAVTSEEKELLTKLYDKLDKLF; encoded by the coding sequence ATGAAACATACAGTTGAGGAAATTAGACTGAAGAATGGTGCGCGCGGCTTGTTGATTGATGTTCCAGATGCTACGGTAATGAGTTTTCAAGTGCAATTCAGGGCAGGCAATCGCTATGTTCTGAATAAAGACATTTACGAAACAGCTCACATTATGGAGCATATGGCGTTCGGTGCGAATGAAAAGTTTCGTTCGGAGCACAATTACGAGCAGGAGTTTACTAAGAACGGCGCTTATCACAACGCTTACACTTCTGACTATTCAATGGTTTATGAAGCGATTTGTGCGGATTTTGAGTGGGACAGGATTTTGGAGCTTCAGAGGTTGGCTATTACAACGCCGCGATTCAACGCCGATGAGCTTGAGGCGGAAAAGGGTAATGTTCGCTCTGAATTAACTGGTTATCTCAATAATCACAATCGCGTGATGTGGCCGCGCATTCAGCAGGCGCTGGGTGAAGATATTTTGACGTATAATCAGCGCTTAAAAACAATTGCTAATATTGAACTGAAAGACATTAAAAATCATCACAAGCGAACGCATACTTTGAAGAATATGCGGTTTGTGGTGGCTGGAAAAATGGCTGGACGAAAAGCGGCTATTAAAGAACATCTTGAGGGCTGGCAATTAGAGACGGGCGAGCGATTCGTTATTCCGCGCGATGAGCCGCGTAGGGCTAACCCGGTTTTAGTTAGACGAAAAGAGGCGACTAATTTGACGTTTGGCTGGTCAATGATGATCCCGCGCGAGTTAAGTGACGAAGAAGTCACGGCTATGAACGCGTTGAACCATATTCTGACCGGCACGATGAGCTCACGGATTTTTGGCGCGGCTCGTAAAAAAGGCTTGGCGTATGGTATTTTTAGTGATACGTCGATTGGTTTTTACGATTCGGCTTGGGATTTTGGCGGACAAGTAAATGTTGAAACTGCAGAAAAGCTCTTTGATATTATCGTGAGGGAATTGAAGAAAGTTTTGGCTGGATCTATTTCTGAAGAAGATTTGGAAAGTGTGAAGTCATATTCATTGGGTCGTTATCAAATGGGTGCTCAAACTGTTGGGCAAGTAAGCAATTTTTACGTAGGACGATATTTTGCTGACGATTTCGTGAGAGATTATGCCGCCGTTCCAGATTCTATTTTGGCGGTAACTCCTGATCAGTTGATTGAAACGGCTCGTCAATTTTTTGCATCCAACACATGGACGTTGGCAGCAGTTACTTCGGAAGAAAAAGAGCTATTAACAAAGCTGTACGACAAGCTCGACAAGCTGTTTTAG
- the murD gene encoding UDP-N-acetylmuramoyl-L-alanine--D-glutamate ligase, protein MKIVIAGFGVEGQSNLRYFREKFPEADFLVADEREKVDNLPENVAYQTGFSGLESADLIVRSPSLPPKKIKTSGRIWSSTNEFFANCPATIIGVTGTKGKGTTCSFISSILRAAGKTVHLVGNIGVPALDILPKIEKNDIVVYELSSFQLWDLQKSPHVAVVLMIEPDHLNVHANFNDYLAAKANIAKSQTADDYVVYNSQNEFSSSIADASLAQKKEYPFVLSDDITSAIRLPGRHNIDNACAAILAVKSILPNVSDDEIKKGLSEFTGLPHRLKFVAEKYGVKYYDDSISTTPGSAIAALKAFAEPKILILGGSDKGADYSELAKEIARQNVRLIIINGANADEIRGVLREEKVDCEIVQLDMAGMKEVAKSAKNKVQSGDVVILSPAAASFDMFKSYSDRGEQFVAAVEEL, encoded by the coding sequence ATGAAAATTGTCATTGCTGGTTTTGGTGTTGAAGGTCAATCTAATTTGCGTTATTTTCGGGAGAAGTTTCCGGAAGCTGATTTTTTGGTGGCGGACGAGCGTGAAAAAGTAGATAATTTGCCGGAAAATGTGGCTTATCAGACAGGATTTTCGGGGCTGGAGAGTGCGGATTTAATTGTTAGGTCGCCAAGTCTTCCGCCAAAAAAGATAAAGACTAGCGGTCGAATTTGGTCATCGACAAATGAGTTTTTTGCCAATTGCCCAGCAACTATAATTGGCGTGACTGGCACAAAAGGCAAGGGCACGACGTGCAGTTTTATATCGTCGATTTTGCGCGCCGCAGGTAAAACCGTTCATTTAGTGGGGAATATTGGCGTGCCAGCTTTGGATATTTTGCCAAAAATTGAGAAAAATGACATTGTCGTTTATGAATTGTCCAGTTTTCAATTGTGGGATTTGCAGAAATCTCCGCACGTTGCCGTGGTGCTGATGATTGAGCCTGACCACTTGAATGTTCACGCTAATTTTAATGATTATTTGGCGGCAAAGGCGAATATTGCCAAGTCTCAAACCGCGGACGATTATGTTGTCTATAATTCTCAAAATGAGTTTAGTTCGTCGATTGCAGATGCGAGTTTGGCGCAGAAAAAGGAGTATCCATTTGTTCTTTCGGACGATATAACTTCTGCGATTCGCTTGCCGGGGAGACATAATATTGACAATGCTTGCGCGGCGATACTGGCTGTAAAGTCGATTTTGCCGAACGTGTCGGATGATGAGATAAAGAAGGGGCTTAGCGAGTTTACAGGGTTGCCACATCGACTGAAGTTTGTTGCTGAAAAATACGGCGTGAAATATTACGATGATAGCATTTCGACCACTCCGGGCAGTGCGATTGCGGCATTAAAAGCTTTTGCGGAGCCGAAAATTTTGATTTTGGGCGGATCGGATAAAGGCGCGGATTATTCTGAATTAGCGAAAGAAATTGCCCGACAAAACGTGCGATTGATAATTATCAATGGCGCTAACGCTGATGAAATCAGGGGAGTTTTAAGGGAAGAAAAAGTTGATTGCGAGATTGTCCAATTGGATATGGCGGGAATGAAAGAAGTTGCCAAATCGGCCAAAAATAAAGTGCAATCTGGCGACGTGGTGATTCTTAGTCCAGCGGCTGCCAGCTTTGATATGTTTAAGAGCTATTCTGATCGTGGCGAGCAATTTGTCGCCGCCGTAGAAGAGCTTTAA
- the hpt gene encoding hypoxanthine phosphoribosyltransferase, with protein sequence MDKDIEKILFTNEEIKTAVQKLGKKLTEDYHDKNPVIVGILRGAAPFMIDLIQAMDCYMEIDFMAVSSYGDDTKSSGSVKIIKDLDTDVTNRHVLIVEDIIDSGRTAQALRELFAAKNAASVKICSLLDKPARREVDAKADYVGIDTPNEFVVGYGLDFRQQYRNLPYIGVLKPEVYQD encoded by the coding sequence ATGGATAAAGATATTGAGAAAATTCTATTTACGAACGAAGAAATAAAAACGGCAGTTCAGAAACTTGGGAAAAAATTGACCGAGGATTATCACGATAAAAATCCTGTCATCGTGGGTATTTTACGCGGCGCGGCACCGTTTATGATCGACTTGATACAAGCGATGGATTGCTATATGGAAATTGATTTCATGGCAGTCTCCAGCTACGGCGACGACACAAAATCTTCTGGATCTGTAAAAATCATCAAAGATTTGGATACCGATGTGACGAATAGGCACGTGTTAATAGTTGAGGACATAATTGACAGCGGTCGAACCGCCCAGGCGCTAAGAGAATTATTTGCCGCAAAAAATGCTGCGTCGGTAAAAATATGCTCGCTATTAGACAAACCAGCACGGCGCGAAGTTGACGCAAAAGCCGATTACGTCGGCATCGATACGCCGAATGAATTTGTCGTTGGCTACGGTCTGGATTTTCGCCAGCAATATCGCAACTTGCCGTACATCGGCGTCTTAAAACCAGAAGTCTATCAAGATTAA
- the prfB gene encoding peptide chain release factor 2, translating into MQPLKKKIGELEKEIEQAKKALKFSDLEQKLAELDDQLNQPEIWNNPDYAQELTKQAASLRQTVEPWQTLTVQVGDMVELMELGDDDLLPEFQAQVAAIEKSFDRHKTDLLFSGEYDNRSAIMRISAGVGGLDAQDFAAMLERMYLRWAEKSGMKVDTLERSTNDDAGIKTVVLEISGSFAYGKLRSENGVHRLVRLSPFNADNLRQTSFALVEVLPKIDAPDEISIDPNDLRIDVYRSGGKGGQGVNTTDSAVRVTHEPTGITVAIQNERSQIQNKETALKILRSKLLAMKLEQHAETLSDLRAGESANWGSQIRNYVLHPYTLVKDTRTKHENRNAQGVLDGDIDEFITAYLEQNANSKNI; encoded by the coding sequence ATGCAACCGCTAAAAAAGAAAATTGGTGAGTTAGAAAAAGAAATTGAACAGGCTAAAAAAGCGCTGAAGTTTTCTGATTTGGAGCAGAAATTGGCGGAGCTGGATGATCAATTGAATCAGCCGGAAATTTGGAATAATCCTGATTACGCCCAAGAATTAACGAAACAAGCCGCCAGCCTTCGTCAGACCGTCGAGCCTTGGCAGACTTTGACGGTGCAGGTTGGCGATATGGTGGAGCTGATGGAGCTTGGTGATGACGATTTGTTGCCAGAATTCCAAGCGCAAGTTGCGGCAATTGAGAAGAGTTTTGATAGACATAAAACCGATTTGCTATTCTCTGGCGAATATGACAACCGTTCGGCAATTATGCGTATTTCTGCTGGAGTTGGCGGACTGGACGCTCAGGATTTTGCGGCGATGTTGGAGAGAATGTATTTGCGTTGGGCGGAAAAATCTGGAATGAAAGTTGATACGCTGGAACGCTCGACAAATGATGACGCTGGAATTAAAACGGTCGTTTTGGAGATTTCTGGATCTTTTGCTTATGGAAAATTGCGGTCGGAAAATGGCGTGCATCGTTTGGTGAGATTAAGTCCGTTTAACGCCGACAATTTGCGCCAGACTAGTTTTGCGCTTGTCGAGGTTTTGCCGAAAATTGACGCGCCCGATGAAATATCAATTGACCCGAATGATTTAAGAATTGATGTCTATCGTTCGGGTGGCAAGGGCGGTCAAGGTGTGAATACGACGGATTCGGCGGTTCGGGTGACGCATGAGCCGACAGGGATTACGGTGGCTATTCAGAATGAGCGTTCACAGATTCAGAATAAAGAAACGGCGTTGAAGATTCTGCGGTCAAAATTGCTAGCGATGAAATTAGAGCAACACGCCGAAACTCTGTCTGATCTTAGGGCTGGCGAATCAGCAAATTGGGGCAGCCAAATTAGAAATTACGTTTTACATCCATATACACTAGTTAAAGATACGCGCACAAAGCATGAAAACCGCAATGCTCAGGGTGTTCTGGATGGCGATATTGACGAATTTATCACGGCATATTTAGAACAAAATGCTAATTCTAAAAATATTTAG
- the ftsE gene encoding cell division ATP-binding protein FtsE — protein sequence MILLDRVTKNYGKSNKPALNRASIHVGAGEFVIIVGTSGAGKSTLLKLLTREEKPSSGKIVVGGIDYDNLKDKHIPLLRRKIGVVFQDFKLLPNRTVFENVAFALEIAGMTNREIKATVPKVIELVGLKGKEKHFPHQLSGGERQRVAIARAVVRQPKILIADEPTGNLDPKHSWDIVRLLEKINKYGTTVILTTHNVEIVNKLKRRVITIDHGKITSDQARGSYKQ from the coding sequence ATGATTCTGTTAGATAGGGTAACGAAGAACTACGGAAAAAGTAACAAGCCGGCGCTGAATCGAGCAAGCATTCATGTTGGTGCTGGTGAATTTGTGATTATTGTCGGTACGTCGGGTGCTGGCAAATCGACACTTTTGAAGCTTTTGACTCGCGAAGAAAAGCCGAGCTCTGGAAAAATTGTGGTTGGCGGAATTGATTATGACAATTTGAAGGATAAACATATTCCGCTGTTGCGTCGGAAAATTGGCGTGGTTTTTCAGGATTTTAAGTTGCTTCCGAATCGAACGGTGTTTGAAAATGTGGCGTTTGCGCTGGAAATTGCTGGAATGACAAATCGAGAAATTAAGGCAACTGTGCCGAAGGTGATCGAGTTGGTTGGTCTTAAGGGGAAGGAAAAGCATTTTCCTCATCAGCTTTCTGGCGGTGAGCGCCAGCGTGTAGCGATTGCGCGTGCGGTGGTGCGTCAGCCGAAGATTCTGATTGCCGATGAGCCGACTGGAAACTTGGACCCGAAGCACAGCTGGGATATTGTTCGTTTGCTGGAAAAGATTAACAAGTATGGCACGACGGTTATTTTGACGACTCACAACGTGGAGATTGTTAATAAATTGAAGCGGCGCGTTATTACAATTGATCATGGTAAAATCACCTCTGATCAGGCGAGAGGGAGTTATAAACAGTAA
- a CDS encoding cell division protein FtsX has product MKSASKSNKNKETIRIRQRRRGWLTFVRMCRYGINNFSRNAWLTIAATAVMSVTLIIVFITLSARQVLVDTVSNVSKRADMSIYLKGDTPEKTIKTIKSRIEKLDNVDSVKYISAEEAREKQAEQYKDNPDTLEAIRESSNEMSATLRVSVKELNNQQSLNNFVKTDDLYKKYKDPNREPSFSGERQQAIKTVGSWVRLASIGGSIATVVFVVISSLVVFNTIRMAIFNRKDEIEMMKLIGAERSFIRGPFIVEAIMYGFIAAIIATVVGYGLLILAHDPMVKYGIPIDNLLNHLKMYGVLVFLSMILVGAAIGVASSWVATRKYLKL; this is encoded by the coding sequence ATGAAATCAGCTAGTAAATCCAACAAGAACAAAGAAACTATTCGTATACGTCAGCGTCGACGAGGTTGGTTGACGTTTGTTAGAATGTGCCGATATGGTATCAATAACTTTAGTCGTAACGCCTGGCTGACAATTGCTGCGACCGCGGTGATGAGCGTCACGTTGATTATCGTGTTTATAACATTATCAGCGCGTCAGGTTTTGGTTGATACCGTTTCAAATGTCTCCAAGCGTGCCGATATGTCAATTTACTTAAAGGGCGACACGCCAGAAAAAACGATTAAAACGATTAAATCTCGAATTGAAAAATTAGATAATGTCGATAGCGTTAAGTATATTTCCGCGGAAGAAGCGCGTGAAAAGCAAGCCGAGCAATATAAGGACAATCCAGACACACTTGAGGCGATTCGTGAGTCTAGTAATGAGATGTCGGCAACGCTTCGTGTTTCTGTGAAAGAATTGAACAACCAGCAGTCATTAAATAATTTTGTTAAAACAGATGATCTGTATAAAAAGTACAAAGATCCTAACAGGGAACCATCATTCTCAGGTGAGCGCCAGCAAGCTATTAAAACAGTTGGTAGTTGGGTGAGATTGGCGAGTATTGGCGGGTCAATCGCTACAGTTGTTTTCGTGGTGATTTCATCGCTTGTGGTCTTTAATACTATTCGTATGGCAATTTTCAACCGCAAGGACGAGATTGAGATGATGAAGTTGATTGGCGCAGAACGCAGTTTCATCAGAGGTCCGTTTATCGTTGAGGCTATAATGTACGGATTTATCGCGGCAATTATCGCAACGGTGGTTGGGTACGGGCTGTTAATTCTTGCACATGATCCGATGGTAAAATACGGCATTCCTATCGATAATCTTTTGAATCATCTAAAAATGTACGGCGTACTGGTTTTCTTGAGCATGATTCTGGTCGGCGCGGCAATTGGCGTGGCGTCATCTTGGGTGGCAACTCGCAAATATCTTAAGCTGTAA